CTTGGCAGGTTAAAATTAAGCCTTCAGCAACTTCACTTTCTGTTAAAATATTGTTTTGCCTCATAGTAGCTTCACCTTCCGTAATACGTGCTAAACAGCTGCTACAAATTCCGCCTTGACAAGAGTATGGTGCGTCTAAATCTTCATCTAAAGCCGCTTCTAAAATGGTTTGTTTTTGAGACATCTCGAAGGTGGTTGTTTCATCATCAACCGTAACCGAAATTTTTGAAGTACCATTAGCAACGTCTTCAGTTTTAACTTCAACGGGTTTAGCTGCTTTAAAAAGCTCGTAATGGATACGAGAAGCTTCTGTATTATGCTCGGTTAATACGTCTTTTACCGTGTGAATCATGGCTTCTGGACCACATAGGTAATACGCATCGACATCGATGTGTTTGTGCTCATTTTTCATCACATAGTTCACCGTGCTTTTTTCTATACGACCGAAAATGGCATCTTCTTCGTCTTGTTGACTGAAAACAAATTGAATAGAAAAACGATCTTTATAAGTATGTTGTAGCTCTAAAAGTTCGTTTAAAAACATAGTGTCTTTAGGCGTTTTGTTGCCGTAAACCAGAATAACTTTGCTTTGAACTTCCTCTTCTAAAGCACATTTTATAATGCTTAAAATAGGTGTGATACCACTTCCTGCAGCAAAAGCTGCGATGTTCTTAGTTTTAGAGTCATTAGGTTCAAAAACAAAACGACCTTTTGGAGGTGCTACGTCTAAAGTATCTCCAACTTTTAAAGTTGAATTCGCATAAGCCGAAAACGTGCCGTCTTGAACTTCTTTAATAGCTACTTTTATTTCGCCACTTTTAGGCGATACACACAACGAGTAGTCACGACGTACTTCATTGCCATCAATTTCAGTTTTTAAAGTGATGTATTGTCCCGCTTTAAATTGAAAAATTTCTTTAAGGTTTTCAGGGATATTAAAAGAAATACTTATGGCTTTTGAAGTTTCTCTTGTTATATTTTTTACTGAAAGTTTATGGAATGATGACATGTAAATTAATTTTTAGCAAAAATAGTGAAGCCTTTAAAATTTAAGATGTTTTTTTAAGAAAATTAACGCGTAGTAAAATGGTTAATTTTTGGTTTGTGGTGTTTTCTATAAGTAGGTATTTAGGATATTTTTTCGTTAAAATGTTTTATTTTCTTATACCTAATTTAATTATGTATAAGGAAATTATGTATATTTGAATTGTTATGAAAAAATCTAATTTATATAAAGGAAGTTTAACCACTATAATTTTGAAGCTTCTAAACGAGAATGATAGAATGTATGGTTATGAGATTACTCAAAAGGTAAAAGAGCTTACAAATGGAGAACTTAAAATTACTGAGGGTGCACTTTATCCGTCGTTACATAAATTAGAATCCGAAGGTTATTTGGATGTTGAGGTTTTAAAAGTTGATAATAGAATGCGTAAATATTATAAACTTACGGAGTCGGGTACAAAAGAAACAGCTAATAAACTTAGTGAGTTAGAACAATATATCGCAACAATGAGAGCTTTGGTAAACCCTAAATTTAGAATGGGATAATTATGAAATTAACGACAGATGAAATTAGGCAGATTGAAAAATTCCTTGATGTAAAAGGGATGGTTTATGTTGATTTGAGATTTGAAATTTTGGATCATTTAATACTGCAAATAGAAGAAGAAATGAATAGTCTTGGAGTTGACTTCGAATATGCTTTTCTCCAGGTTACTAAAAAATGGAATTCTTATTTTAGTAATAGCAGTAGTTTACTGTTTGGATTAACGTTCTCTGCACCTAAACTCGTTATTGATAAAGCAAAAAAAATATATTTGAAGTATTTCATAATTTGCACACTAGCATGCTTATTTCTGCCTGTTATAAATAATGAAGTAGAAATATCCACATTCTTAACTTGTGTGTTTTTCGGAATTATACTTTTATTTTCTATTGTTTCAATTATTATGTTCAATAAAATTAGAAAGTCTAGAAAAAAGACAGTTTATAGTTTTATTGCTAAAACTCAACTATTGAGTGTTATTACTTACCCTGTAAGTACAATTTTTATCTTTCGAGGTTTGTATACTTCATTATGGCTTTTATTTATTATTTCCATACTTCTTTATTGTTCTATTGTGTTTTTAAAGAAGCACCAAAAAATTATAAAACAGTTTAATTAATGGTTTTTATTTCCATTATAAATAGCTTTTAAAGTTTTGTTCAGAAACGATTTGTTTGTAGGTGTCATGTTTAATACGAAACGGTTAAATAATATAAAAAAACACTATACGAAATAGTGAGATACAAATTATAAAATGCTTTTTGGGCTATCCATAACTTATGAAAATTAGAAATTTCCCCTTTGTGGTTTTTTAAGATTTAATCGAAAAAATAAAAGCTTTATTTGTATTGAAATAAATTGGTTTGAAACCAATAATTTGTTTTAAAAATTATAACTTTTGTAGAATTTAAATACCTATAACCCGTTGTGCATTTTAAATAATGCTAATTTTAATATTATTAATGTTTCTCCCAAAAATAAACTTATTGATATACTGAATAGTTGTTAAAGCAGTTATCTTAGCTACGATTCTTGTTTTAAAACCTTCAAAAGTTTTAGCATAATTGCGTCTTATCATAAATTGGTCACAAAGTTGTGAAAATAATGTTTCTATCCTTTTCCTCTTTTTTCTAAATATATAAGGCTGTACTTTGTAATTTTTTTGATTGCTTCTCATAGGTGTATTTAGCGTTATATTACAGGTTTCAAACAAGTTAAGCTGTATTTCTGCTGATAAATAGCCTTTATCACCAATTAATGTACAATCGCTTATTTGCATCTTAATATCTTTAAGATAATTAATATCGTGTACAGATGCTGGACTCAAATCGATACTTTGAAAGACACCATTTACAGAACAAACAGCGTGCAGTTTATAACCGTAATAATTAGAACTTTGAGCTGCACAATAACCTTTATCTGGAAATGCATAAGTGTTTTCTTTACAAATCTTTGAACGAGAACTGCGTGATAATTTACAAACTTCTAAAGGCATACTATCTACTACAAAATAATCTTCAAATTCATTAAAATGGGAAGCTAAGCTTAACCTGATACTGTTGAGCTTATTAACTAGTTTTCGTCTTCTTCTATTGTAGACACTTCTCTCTATTTTTGATAATAGGGAATCTGGAAGTTTTCTAAAAAGGTCATTTTCACTATCTATTCCCATAAATTCGGCAGTAAGACTCAAGCTGATAAGTTCTAAATCACTAAGCTTTGGTTGTCGTCTTTGATAACTTAAAAGTTGTTCTTTCGATATTTTTCTTAATACTTCCAATATTCTTTCGTAATTTGCACTCAAGTTGTTCATTATTAATGATTTGTGGTTAAATCAATTTACTGATTTTCAGTAAGATGAACAACTTTTTTCTTTTAAATCATAATGCACAACGGGTCATGTAAGTCTTTAATTATTAATATTGTTGTCCGATAAAAAACAGAATTAGCTAAAAAAGCTTTGGTGTTGGCCTTTTTTATTGATCGCACTCTTTATTTTGAAAACAGAACCTCCTTATGGGTCAAAAAGGCTTAATTGCCCAATGTTTTTGGTTGTAATCTCTTCCCAATTAGCTTCTGGGTTTTTCAGGAATTTGAACAAATCGATATATGTCATCAAATGGTATCGTATGACGGACATCATATTGGAATAAGCCCAGTTTCTTTGGGCTTTTCTTTGGATCACAAGCATAATGAGCTGGATTATCAAACTGACCCAGATTTGTATTTCGATGGCATTTTGATTGTCTCCCAAAAAATACTTTAGCGGAAAGTTCTGTTTAAGCCGCTTGAACATCGTCTCAATCTGCCACCTATTTTTATAGATGTCGGCTATTTTGTCTGCGTCAAGATCATAATTATTGGTGATGAACTCATAAACTTTTTGGTGCTTTTCGTGCCAAAAAGCGATTCTCCTCAGGGAAAAAGCGTTGCCGTGCGTGGCCGCGCTTGAAAACTTAATCAGACAAGGAACGTCTTCCATGGCGTTTATCATAGTATGCATCTTGATACCTCCTTTCTTTTTGCCGTTGAGCGGGTTCCTTCCTACACCTTTAAGAATGTCGCTAAATAGGGGTATGGTCGAGGAATCAACGATTTTAAGGTTCTTCACTGCAGGTTCTAAGGGTCTGCTGTCCGATAAAAAGCGATGGTAACGTTTGTAGAGTAAATGATAAATATCGGCAAATACTTCAGAGCTTCTTCTCCTGTTAGCATCTGACAAGGTACTGCGTTTTGGAAAGTCCGTGAGTCCTAGATGGTTGATCTTTCCCTCGCAGGCAAGCATAATACTGGAAACCTCACGAAGTGAGCTACAGCCACTGATCACGGTAAATACCATAGTGGCCAAATGCTCATAGGTGGTAAACTTTTTGGTATAGCGATCGCTGTTGTGCTTTTTGGCTGTCCGATGAACATCTTTGGGCAAAATGAAATTTAATACCTGTTTGATTATGGGGTGTCCGCTAAAGTTTTTACTTTTATTCATATCTTGGATGTGTGATAACTTCAAGATACAAAATAAGCGGGAAATCCTATCTTGGAAATCCCGCTTTTTAAATCTTTTATCGGACACTAATGAAATATTAATTTTGTATGAATGAAGAAAATGATTTTTTAGAGGCCCTAATCTTTACGAAGTTGACGCTCTAAGTATTGTTGATAAGCTTCCTGATGTTTTGAGTCATACTCACAAGTTTGAAAGATGCCACAAGAGGTATTAGATTGTACCAAAGATTTTCTAGACTCTCGCTCATAAAATGCTGCGATTTCTGGTGTTAAATATTTCATAGGCCTCACATTTAAATTTAATTTAAAGACATTATATATTTTTTTGGTGTTGTACCATATTTCTTTTTAAAAGCAGAAATGAAATGACTAGATGTACTATACCCTACTTTTAAACCTACTTCATTCACATTATTTTCGCCCGATTCCAATAATTTTCTAGCCACTTCCATTTTATAATCGAAAAGAAAACTAAAAACAGAATCGCCATAAATTTGCTTAAATCCTTCTTTTAACTTTTTCAAACTTAAACCAATTTCATCGGCAAGCTCTTGTAAACTTGGAGGTTCTGCCATACGCGCAACAATAATATCTTTGGCTTTACGAATTTTAATCACGTTAGTCTCATCAACTAAAAACGGACACTGTTCCACATCGGCATCTTCACTCCTATTAAAATATAAACTTAACAACTCGTAAGCCTTACCTTTAAAATAAAGCGCTTTTATAGATTGATTTAAATTATAATTGATAAGTTGGTTAAGCACAATAGCCATAGAAGGACTAATAACCCCATCTTTATAATATTTTTTATCGCGATTGTCTTCGCTTAAAAAAGTTATATAATCGGCTTCATGAGAAAAGAAGCCATGAAATTTTTTAATAGAAATTAAAATAGAAACCATCCATGAGTGCGGATTAATTTCTAAATGTATAGGCAAATCGCGCTGCGGATTATAGAGCAGTAGCGAATTTTCTTCTAGAATATTAATTTTATAACGGCCTTCATTAAATAAAAACTGACTTGAGCCTTTCACAGAAAAATGAAACTGAATATAATCACTATCTATATCTTTTACAGCCGATTGCACTTCGTTAGCCTCATTTTTAAAAGTAAGTACGATAACCCCATCTTCTACCTCCGTTTCATTAAAAGTACTTATCGCGACACTTTTACCGTTGTTTAAATCGTGATTCATAGTTGTTTTATTTAGATTCGTTCTAAATTAACAGGTTCTAATGCGCCTATTTTACTACTAAAATAGCATATTTCTTGAATAATCTTAAAAAACGTCGCTAAAAAACCACAATCGATACTAATAGTTCTTTAAGCGTTATTTTTTACAAACCCAGCTACATATTTTTGCTTCATATTTTCAGCTACCATACATGCATAACCAAAATAGTACACGAAGTTCATACTTTTATGCCATAGGCTTAAGCTACAAAAAAGCCGATGCCGAAATAAGAGGACGCTTTAGCTTAGACGACGATGCGAAAAATACCTTACTTACCCAGGCTAAAGCCAAAGGTATTGAAAGCCTTATCGTAACTTCTACCTGCAACCGTACCGAAATTTACGGTTTTGCAGAACACCCCTTTAAACTTATTCAACTCCTTTGCGACAATACCAGAGGAACACTTGAAGAATTTCAAAATGTAGCTTACGTTTATAAAAATAGCGAAGCTATTTCACATATGTTTCGTGTAGGTTCTGGATTAGATAGTCAGATTTTAGGTGATTTTGAAATTATTAGTCAGTTAAAAATAAGCACAAAACTTTCTAGAAAACACGGTTTATTGAATAATTACACCGAGCGTTTAGTAAATGCTGTTATACAAGCGAGTAAGCGTATAAAAACGGAAACCGACATCTCTTCGGGTGCAACATCGGTATCTTTTGCTTCGGTACAATACATTTTAAACACTATTGAAAACGTTTCAGATAAAAACATCTTGTTATTCGGAACGGGGAAAATTGGCAGAAACACCTGCGAAAATTTAGTAAAACACACTAAAAATGAGCATATCACTTTAATAAACCGTACTAAAACCCGTGCCGAACAAATTGCAGGGAAATTTAATTTAATAGTTAAAGATTATGCTAATTTACAGGAGGAGATAAATGGCACCGATGTATTAATCGTGGCTACTGGCGCGCAACGTCCTACGATTGATAAACATATTATCCAATCGAAAAAACCTCTTTTAATATTAGACCTATCCATTCCTAAAAATGTCGACTCTAATGTTGAGGAGTTAGACCATGTGTCTTTAGTGCATTTAGATCACTTATCGCAAATTACCGATCAGACCCTAGAAGCCCGAAAAGCACATATCCCTTCGGCGGAAGCCATTATTGAAGAAATTAAAGCCGAATTTGATAGCTGGTTAGAAACCCGTAAATTCGCACCTACCATCAAGGCTTTAAAACATAAGTTATCCGATTTTGCTGCTGCAGAATTAGATACGCAACGTAAAAAAAATGCTGATTTTAATGAAGAACAAGCCGAATTAATCAGCAATAACATCATTCAAAAAATAACAAATCACTTTGCGCATCATTTAAAAGATGATGCTATTTCTACAAACGACAGTTTAGAACTTATTAAAAAAGTGTTTCAGTTAGAACCCTCTGCAAAAAATGTCTAAAATAATTAGAATAGGTACCCGCGATAGTGAATTAGCATTATGGCAAGCCAATATTGTTAAAATTCAACTTGAAGCTTTAGGTCATAAAACCGATATTATTCCTGTAAAATCTACTGGTGATATTGTTTTGGACAAACCGCTTTACGAAATGGGAATTACCGGTATATTTACCAAAACTCTAGATATCGCGATGCTTAACGGCGACATAGATATTGCGGTGCATTCCTTAAAAGATGTGCCCACTAGGTTACCAAAAGGCATTATTCAAGCTGCCGTTTTAAAACGTGGTAATGTAAACGATACTTTAGTTTTTAAAAACAACGAAGAGTTTTTAGGATCTAAAAAAGCGGTTATTGCCACAGGAAGTTTAAGGCGTCGTGCCCAATGGCTAAACCGTTTCCCAACCCATACGGTTGTAGATTTACGTGGTAATGTAAACTCGCGCCTCGAAAAACTTCAAAATAATGAAGATTGGAATGCTGCCATTTTTGCCGCCGCAGGAATAGGCCGCATTGGTATTAGGCCCGAAGAATCGTTTAATTTAGATTGGATGATTCCTGCTCCTGCACAAGGTGCCATTATGATTACGGCCTTAGAAAATGACGACTATTCTAAAACAGCCTGTGCCGCATTAAATCACGAAGAAACAGAAATTTGCACCACTATTGAACGCGAATTTTTAAACAAATTAGAAGGCGGCTGTACGGCTCCCATCGGGGCATTAGCCTATATTAAAGATGAAGAAATTCATTTTAAAGGGGTTTTATTAAGTGAAGATGGTACGAAACGTATCGATGTTACCCGTGTTAAAAAGTTAGGTGAACATAAGGATATGGCCCAATATTGTGCCGATTTTGTTATCGAACGTGGTGGAAAACGCCTGATGGACAAAATTAAAACATCTAAAAAAACCAATGTGTTTTCCACAAAATCCTTTACCGAAGACCAACGATTGCTATTTAATGAGCAAGCGGTAGCCGAGGGGTTCGATTTTATAAAAATTAGCCTTAATCGCATCCATCCGAGGTTTTTAAAAAACGAAATTGAAAACGTTATTATTACCAGTAAAAATGCTGTAGAATCGCTAACAACAAATTATTCGGCAGCAGAATTACAATTTAAAAACATCTACTGTGTAGGCCGTCGTACCAAACGTCTAATCGAAAATAAAATCGGAAAAGTAACCCATACCGAAAACAACGCTAAAAAACTAGCCGACTATTTAGTTGAATATATGGATGGTACCGAAGTCACCTATTTTTGCAGTAACTTAAGACTCGATGTTCTTCCTAATATATTAGGAGAAAATAACATTAAGATAACCGAAGTTGAAGCATATCAAACTAAATTTGATGGCTTTAAAGTAGCTGATACCGTGGAGAGCGCTATGTTTTATAGCCCATCGTGTGTTGATAGTTTTGTAAAGCACAACAAACAGGAGGTCATCGCATTCTGTATTGGTGACACCACAGTCAAAGCGGCTAGAAAACATTATAAAGATGTTCGTGCAGCAAAATTACCAAGTGTAGAAAGCGTGATTGCTTTGGTAAATGACCACTACAAAGCCTAACATTTAAATACCGTAGTCCTAACTTAAAGAACCCAAACTAACCACATCAGTATTATTATACAGATGTACATTTTATAACAAACAGAAACCAAGAAGCCACAAAAAGCTAAACATAAAGATAGACGGCACATAAGCGCTCAATAAAGTAAGAAACAATGATAAAAATCATTTTTGAGCAATCATTTATCAATTAGTTTTACTCGCTTTTTAGTTTCAGACAAAAAGATTACCGCTGTTGCGGAACAAGAAAATGAGTATTAAAAACGATTTATTTTTAAGAGCATTAAAAGGAGAAACTGTTGAACGTCCACCGGTTTGGATGATGCGTCAAGCTGGAAGATATTTACCAGAATTCATGGCCATTCGAGAGAAATATGATTTCTTCACGCGTTGTCAAACTCCAGAACTAGCTAGTGAAATTACGGTACAGCCTATTAGACGATACGGCATGGATGCCGCTATTTTGTTTAGTGATATTTTGGTAATTCCTCAAGCTATGAACATTGAGGTACAAATGAAACCTAATTTTGGCCCTTATTTACCTAATCCCATACGTACTCCAAAAGATGTAGACAACGTGATAGTGCCTGATGTTAAAGAGGCATTAAACTATGTTTTCGAAGGCATTAAGGCTACTAAAGAATTATTAAATAACGAGATTCCACTTATTGGTTTTGCTGGATCACCTTGGACGATTTTATGCTACTGTGTACAAGGTCAAGGCAGTAAAAACTTTGATAAAGCCAAGGAATTTTGTTTTACAAACCCCGTTGCTGCGCATCAGTTATTGCAGAAAATAACCGACACAACTATTGCTTATTTAAAAGAAAAAGTAGTTGCAGGTGTAAATGCGGTTCAGGTGTTTGATTCATGGGGAGGAATGCTATCGCCAACCGATTATCAGGAGTTTTCTTGGCAATACATCAATCAAATTATTGAAGCTTTAAAAGACGATGCTCCAGTAATTGCTTTTGGAAAAGGGTGCTGGTTTGCCCTTGGAGAAATGGCTAAAAGTAACGCATCGGCTTTAGGAGTAGATTGGACCTGTTCGCCGCAAAATGCACGCTACTTAACAGGAGGAAACATCACTTTACAAGGTAATTTTGATCCTGTACGCTTGTTATCTCCACCTGCTGAAATTAAAAAAATGGTTCACCAAATGATTGATGCCTTTGGTAAAGACAAATATATTGTAAATCTGGGTCATGGTATTCTACCACATATACCTTTAGACCACGCAAAAGCATTTATTGATGCTGTAAAAGAGTATCGTTAAACCACTTTTTTCAAACTAAATAACACTTATATTTAAAGCAGCTTAACCTGCTTAAACGTTTAACCTAAAAATAGAAGTAAAAACAAACCGCATTATACATGCTAAAAAATATACTAAACAGTATTAAGGCATACATTGGAGCTTTTAGTTTAATATCCAAACTAAAGCTCTGGAAATACTTTATTATACCTATGTTTATTAGTTGTATTACAGCATGTGGCATTAGTTTTATAGCTTACAACCTATCGGATAATTTAGGTGCTTATGTTTCAGATTTATGGATTTGGGACTGGGGTAAAACTGCGTTTACAACCCTAGGCACCATCTTAGGTCTGTTAATTATAATTGCTATTGGCATTATTCTTTTTAAACATATTGTCATGGCCTTATCGGCGCCCTTTATGAGTCCAGTTTCCGAAAAAATTGAGGTGTATTTAACCAATAACCCAAACCAAAATTTCACAAACAACACGTTCGCACAACAACTGTGGCGTGGTATACACATTAACATGCGTAATTTAACCCGAGAATTAATATTTTCAATACCTATCTTAGTATTGAAATTCATTCCCATTGTGAATATTTTCTCGACCATATTATTGTTTTTTTTACAATCCTATTATGCAGGATTCGGGAGTATGGATTACACGTTAGAACGCCATTTTAACTATAAAAACAGCATCAAATTTGTACATGAAAATCGCGGATTGGCTATAGGAAACGGCATCGTTTTTATGCTTTGCCTTTTCATACCGATTATAGGCGTCATTTTAGTATTACCGCTTTCGGTAACCGCCGCTACAACCCAAACCGTTAAAGTTCTAAATCAGAAATTAATACAATAGACATATGGAAACAAAAAATAGCTTTTTATCCCCATTTCAAAAATTCATCAAAATTGAGAGTTTTAGTGGTATTCTACTCCTATTTGCTGCCATTGCAGCCCTTATCTGGGCAAATTCGCCATTTGCAGAGGGGTATACAGCATTACAGCATTACCATTTAGGATACAAATCGGACCGTTTCGAACTTAATTTATCCTTACTTCATTGGATAAACGATGGGTTTATGGCTGTGTTCTTTTTCCTTATTGGTTTAGAAATTAAAAGAGAATTTTTAATTGGAGCACTTAACTCCGCTAAAAAATTGGCTTTTCCACTTGTTGGAGCCGTGGGAGGGATGATTATACCCGTACTATTTTTCCTTTTTATAAACCAATATTTTAGTGGTCATGCCGATGC
This genomic interval from Tamlana carrageenivorans contains the following:
- a CDS encoding DUF4372 domain-containing protein, whose translation is MNKSKNFSGHPIIKQVLNFILPKDVHRTAKKHNSDRYTKKFTTYEHLATMVFTVISGCSSLREVSSIMLACEGKINHLGLTDFPKRSTLSDANRRRSSEVFADIYHLLYKRYHRFLSDSRPLEPAVKNLKIVDSSTIPLFSDILKGVGRNPLNGKKKGGIKMHTMINAMEDVPCLIKFSSAATHGNAFSLRRIAFWHEKHQKVYEFITNNYDLDADKIADIYKNRWQIETMFKRLKQNFPLKYFLGDNQNAIEIQIWVSLIIQLIMLVIQRKAQRNWAYSNMMSVIRYHLMTYIDLFKFLKNPEANWEEITTKNIGQLSLFDP
- a CDS encoding ferredoxin--NADP reductase yields the protein MSSFHKLSVKNITRETSKAISISFNIPENLKEIFQFKAGQYITLKTEIDGNEVRRDYSLCVSPKSGEIKVAIKEVQDGTFSAYANSTLKVGDTLDVAPPKGRFVFEPNDSKTKNIAAFAAGSGITPILSIIKCALEEEVQSKVILVYGNKTPKDTMFLNELLELQHTYKDRFSIQFVFSQQDEEDAIFGRIEKSTVNYVMKNEHKHIDVDAYYLCGPEAMIHTVKDVLTEHNTEASRIHYELFKAAKPVEVKTEDVANGTSKISVTVDDETTTFEMSQKQTILEAALDEDLDAPYSCQGGICSSCLARITEGEATMRQNNILTESEVAEGLILTCQAHPTTATIAVDFDDV
- a CDS encoding IS982 family transposase, translated to MNNLSANYERILEVLRKISKEQLLSYQRRQPKLSDLELISLSLTAEFMGIDSENDLFRKLPDSLLSKIERSVYNRRRRKLVNKLNSIRLSLASHFNEFEDYFVVDSMPLEVCKLSRSSRSKICKENTYAFPDKGYCAAQSSNYYGYKLHAVCSVNGVFQSIDLSPASVHDINYLKDIKMQISDCTLIGDKGYLSAEIQLNLFETCNITLNTPMRSNQKNYKVQPYIFRKKRKRIETLFSQLCDQFMIRRNYAKTFEGFKTRIVAKITALTTIQYINKFIFGRNINNIKISII
- the hemC gene encoding hydroxymethylbilane synthase, which gives rise to MSKIIRIGTRDSELALWQANIVKIQLEALGHKTDIIPVKSTGDIVLDKPLYEMGITGIFTKTLDIAMLNGDIDIAVHSLKDVPTRLPKGIIQAAVLKRGNVNDTLVFKNNEEFLGSKKAVIATGSLRRRAQWLNRFPTHTVVDLRGNVNSRLEKLQNNEDWNAAIFAAAGIGRIGIRPEESFNLDWMIPAPAQGAIMITALENDDYSKTACAALNHEETEICTTIEREFLNKLEGGCTAPIGALAYIKDEEIHFKGVLLSEDGTKRIDVTRVKKLGEHKDMAQYCADFVIERGGKRLMDKIKTSKKTNVFSTKSFTEDQRLLFNEQAVAEGFDFIKISLNRIHPRFLKNEIENVIITSKNAVESLTTNYSAAELQFKNIYCVGRRTKRLIENKIGKVTHTENNAKKLADYLVEYMDGTEVTYFCSNLRLDVLPNILGENNIKITEVEAYQTKFDGFKVADTVESAMFYSPSCVDSFVKHNKQEVIAFCIGDTTVKAARKHYKDVRAAKLPSVESVIALVNDHYKA
- a CDS encoding helix-turn-helix transcriptional regulator — translated: MNHDLNNGKSVAISTFNETEVEDGVIVLTFKNEANEVQSAVKDIDSDYIQFHFSVKGSSQFLFNEGRYKINILEENSLLLYNPQRDLPIHLEINPHSWMVSILISIKKFHGFFSHEADYITFLSEDNRDKKYYKDGVISPSMAIVLNQLINYNLNQSIKALYFKGKAYELLSLYFNRSEDADVEQCPFLVDETNVIKIRKAKDIIVARMAEPPSLQELADEIGLSLKKLKEGFKQIYGDSVFSFLFDYKMEVARKLLESGENNVNEVGLKVGYSTSSHFISAFKKKYGTTPKKYIMSLN
- a CDS encoding EI24 domain-containing protein translates to MLKNILNSIKAYIGAFSLISKLKLWKYFIIPMFISCITACGISFIAYNLSDNLGAYVSDLWIWDWGKTAFTTLGTILGLLIIIAIGIILFKHIVMALSAPFMSPVSEKIEVYLTNNPNQNFTNNTFAQQLWRGIHINMRNLTRELIFSIPILVLKFIPIVNIFSTILLFFLQSYYAGFGSMDYTLERHFNYKNSIKFVHENRGLAIGNGIVFMLCLFIPIIGVILVLPLSVTAATTQTVKVLNQKLIQ
- the hemA gene encoding glutamyl-tRNA reductase; translated protein: MHNQNSTRSSYFYAIGLSYKKADAEIRGRFSLDDDAKNTLLTQAKAKGIESLIVTSTCNRTEIYGFAEHPFKLIQLLCDNTRGTLEEFQNVAYVYKNSEAISHMFRVGSGLDSQILGDFEIISQLKISTKLSRKHGLLNNYTERLVNAVIQASKRIKTETDISSGATSVSFASVQYILNTIENVSDKNILLFGTGKIGRNTCENLVKHTKNEHITLINRTKTRAEQIAGKFNLIVKDYANLQEEINGTDVLIVATGAQRPTIDKHIIQSKKPLLILDLSIPKNVDSNVEELDHVSLVHLDHLSQITDQTLEARKAHIPSAEAIIEEIKAEFDSWLETRKFAPTIKALKHKLSDFAAAELDTQRKKNADFNEEQAELISNNIIQKITNHFAHHLKDDAISTNDSLELIKKVFQLEPSAKNV
- the hemE gene encoding uroporphyrinogen decarboxylase, producing the protein MSIKNDLFLRALKGETVERPPVWMMRQAGRYLPEFMAIREKYDFFTRCQTPELASEITVQPIRRYGMDAAILFSDILVIPQAMNIEVQMKPNFGPYLPNPIRTPKDVDNVIVPDVKEALNYVFEGIKATKELLNNEIPLIGFAGSPWTILCYCVQGQGSKNFDKAKEFCFTNPVAAHQLLQKITDTTIAYLKEKVVAGVNAVQVFDSWGGMLSPTDYQEFSWQYINQIIEALKDDAPVIAFGKGCWFALGEMAKSNASALGVDWTCSPQNARYLTGGNITLQGNFDPVRLLSPPAEIKKMVHQMIDAFGKDKYIVNLGHGILPHIPLDHAKAFIDAVKEYR
- a CDS encoding PadR family transcriptional regulator translates to MKKSNLYKGSLTTIILKLLNENDRMYGYEITQKVKELTNGELKITEGALYPSLHKLESEGYLDVEVLKVDNRMRKYYKLTESGTKETANKLSELEQYIATMRALVNPKFRMG